The sequence TGTAATGTTTAGCATCCATCATTTGGTGATCACTGACCAGACAGTTGAATTGGTGGTGGCATCTTAATAAACACATCCTTTCCTTTATCTGATGTGAGGAGACTCCATTAGCCACAAtgtttctttcctttccttttaCAACTTCTTCTTCGTGTGTTTTTCCGGCAGACTAGATTGCTGCCGTTCGCAGGTAAGAGTGCAGATTGcagatttgggggggggggtatcctTGGGCTAACCTCTACTCTCCCTCAGCATAGGGAACATTTTGTCCCTTTCGAACTCTGGCAATCTCAACCCTTCTCTCTCACAGGGCACTTGGgatccccagctgcatgggtgTCCCCAGAGTTGACACACAGTGTTTCTCTATCCCTTTGTTACACTGTCTGACTACACCCTCCTGCACACTTCTGAGATTGTGGACGGTCCCTTCTACACACTGCTGCAATGTCCAAATCCTTGACACCTGAAGCACCATAGCATGTTCGGAACATGGGCCCTCACAGAATATCAAATATAACCTTTATCAGGTAGAAACTCTTTCACCATTGCCACCGGGTCTACAACTCACCAAACGGCGGGCGTCACAAACACTAGGAGTATTCCTTTtcatctgatccacctctaccgGTCACTCCTTTGAGTGGTGTCCTGCTCCAGAGAGCAAAGCATGACACACGTTGAAACGTGTGATGTGCAGCGCCCCCTGCCTTCGGCCGCTCCTACCGGTCCAAAATCATCTCTGAATGTCTACCACACCTGTAGTCACAGGTACTTCACCCTGGTCTGGCTCAACGTCAGAGCGCCTGCTTCACCCTGGTCTGGCTCAACGTCAGAGCGCCTGCTTCACCCTGGTCTGGCTCAACCCTGGTCTGGCTCAAGGTCAGAGCGCCGCTTCACCCTGGTCTGGAGCGCCTGCTTCACCCTGGTCTGGCTCAACGTCAGAGCGCCTGCTTCACCCTGGTCTGGCTCAACGTCAGAGCGCCTGCTTCACCCTGGTCTGGCTCAACGTCAGAGCGCCTGCTTCACCCTGGTCTGGCTCAACGTCAGAGCGCCTGCTTCACCCTGGTCTGGTTCTCAAAATAACAAGTACATTTATAGGAACTTTTACTTGGTTTCTATTCAGGAGACATTTTTACACTTACCCGTCATCGCACTCTGATCTGCTCAGTCTGTTGTTTCAATCTAGGCCCTTTCCTTTTACTTGAAATTAAATGTTCTCTTTGTTTACCTGTGGCCAGGTGTGGAGAGGGGTTGTGGCCTGAAGCAAGAGAAGGTATCAGGGGAGGAGTGGAGCAGCTGTGGGGGTGTGGCCGGGGAAACAACCTTCCATGACCTGGAGGAGGCTGAGGCCACCAGCCCTAGGAGAATCTCTGAGGTAGGTAGGGGACTAAACACCTGTGTAACGGAATGTTCGTTCAGAACTATATTGTACAGAACAGATTAGAACTGATTGTCAGGAAGAATAGGGGACCATCATGTCAGCTCTGTTCAGTCACTCTCAGTTTATCCATCATTTAGTCAGAATCGACTCATTCATTTCCTCATCCAGTCCACAGAGGTTGGAGGTCAGAAGCTGGACAGTCTGCTGAAAGAGGAGCCTCTCCACAACACTGAGCTACGGGAGAGATGGGAGTTCTGCCTGGACGGTGAGTTGAGGAGTTTACAACAAACATAACAGACAATAGCCAACCTTTATGATGATGAGAATGATAAGGAGAGTAGCTTCTAATATGTTGTCATTGGTATTATAACAAGTCAACTTGAAACTTTAAGTTCAAATTGAGCGTTAGTTACTCTACTACCGTTTCTACTATTGCCAATGCCTCATGTCTCCTGTGTTCTTCAGGGGCCGACGGTTCGGACGTCTCTGGGCCCAGTAAGAGTTTCAGTGAGCAAGCACTGCAGCAGTGCCAGGCTGACTGGGGATCTGTTCTAGACCAGGAGCCTAAACCTCCGGGCCCCGAGGGAGACGCAGGGGACCCCACCGACCCCCTCTACCGCCCTCGTTACAGCATGAAGGAACTGGTGGGCGGCTTTGAGAAGTCTGGTTGCGATGGAAGTGGTGGTGGCGGCCATCTTGCAGACATAGAAGGGCTGGATAGGTTTCCTGGTTCTCCGTCTCGTCTGGGGGCGATGAGCTACGGAGCTGTGGGTCACTACCAGGTGGACCTGGGAGGGTCTGAGGGGGCAGACCATCACCATCGCTCCCACATGCCTGACCCCCATCAGAGCCAGAGGGAGCAGGTGGCGTCGCCAACGCCATCCCCCCACCCAGAGGTGGGAGAACGGAACTGCCTGTTGATAAACGAGGAGGGGTACCTGCAGGACTCCAGTGTCTTGTACCCCGAACACGGTGTGCCGGAGTTGGGTAGTAGAGCCGGCCACAGGGGGCTAACCTCCATCCACTCTGGAAGCTCAgcccacaacaacaacacagagagccTGTATGATGCCGCTGACGACTTTGGACTCTCTTTAAACCTCAGAGATCGTTCACAAGAGCAGGTAacaggaagagtgagaggaggggggaggtgtCATGCCTGCAATCAATGCACCAAGACCTTCCCAGACTCCGTTTCTCTCAAGGCCCATAAGCAGAAACACGAAATGGGTAGAGGGTTGAGCACAGAGTCAGGGTCTGGACCTCAATACTCGCGCACCCAGTGCGGTAAGACCTTCACCCAGGCCTGCAACCTCAAGGTCCACCAGCGGGTCCACCAGGCAGAGGGACTCCACCTCTGCAGCCACTGCGGCAAAGGCTTCACCTCCTTCTCCGACCTGAAGAGGCACAAGTGCAGCCAGACCACAGACAAGCCCTACTGCTGCTCCATCTGTGGGAACAAGTTCAATCGGCTCTGGAACCTCAAGCTGCATCAGCGCATTCACACACAGGAGAAACCTCACCGCTGCACTATGTGTGACAAGCGCTTCACACGGGCAGACAATTTGAAGGTGCACCAGCGTATCCACACTGGGGAGAGACCGTACTGCTGCGCTGTATGTGGACTCCGCTTCAAACAACTGGACCATCTGAAGTCACACCAGCGCAAACACAGACCGGATCTCTTGAAATGaatttgttttaaaaatatatacagtaccaatcaaaagtctggacatgcctactcattcaagtgttttatttattttgactattttctacattgtagaattatagtgaagacatcaactatgaaataacacatatggaagcttcaactgaaatgcttttccagcagtcttgaaggggatcccacatatgctgagcacttgttggctgtttttccttcactctgcggtccaactcatcccaaaccgtcTCAATTGCGTTGacgtcaggtgattgtggaggtaaGGTTATCTGATGTAGCATTCCAacactttccttcttggtcaaatagccgttatgcagcctggaggtgtgttggatcattatCCTtttggaaaaacaaatgatagtcccactaagcgcaaaccagatgtgatggcttatcgctgcagaatgctgtggtagccatgctggttaagtgtgccttgaattcaaaataaatcacatacagtgtcaccagcaaagcaccaccacaccacctcctccatgctttacgtgGGAACCActcatgcggagatcatccgttcacctactctgtctcacgaagacggacagatttccaccggtctaatgtccattttttttgtgtttcttggcccaaaagtcttcttattggtgtcctttagtagtggtttctttgcagcaattcaaccatgaaggtctgattcacacagtctcctctgaacagttgatgttgagatgagtctgttacttgaactctgtgaagcatttatttgggctgcgatttctgaggctggcaacTCTAATGAACCTATCCTTTGAAGCAGATGtaaactctgggtctttctttcctgtggcggtcctcatgagagccagtttcatcatagggcttgatggtttttgcgactgcacttgaagaaacttgaaaagttcttgaaatgtgccgaattgactgaccttcatgtcttaaagtaatgatgaacggtcgttctttgcttatttgagctgttcttgccataatttggactttggtcttttaccaaatagggccatcttctctatacccccctaccttgtcacaacacagctgattggttcaaatgcattaagaaggaaagaaattccacaaattcacttttaacaaggcacacctgttaattgaaatgcattccaggtgactatcccatgaagctggttgagagaatgccaatagtgtgcaaagctgtcatcattgTAAAGGGTGGCTATGTTGAATCTCAAAGGTaacatacattttgatttgttttaacacttttttggttgctacatgattacatatgtgttttttcatagttttgatgtcttcatcattcattattctaaaatgtagacaatagtaaaaataaagaaaaacccttgaatgagtatgtcgTGTCGTTTACTATCATTAAAGAAGACTGtatattatcaaatcaattctgtGTCATTTAATTTAGCGATTAAACTAAACATGtaactttaattaactaggaagtccgGGTACCACGGGAACATGTTTAGAGTTTCAATTTCCTGAATATAACActtcagatatgaaaatatcttatCAAAACAGTTGCTTATTAATGAATTTTGACCTCATCAGTCTCATTACTGAACGTCGCAAACCTttggatatctgcacgaaccctagcaTAGAATCAGGAATAAGCGATATATACatttggcttaattatttatttactaactaacttaATCAATCACAGAATGTTGTTTTCAATTTTCccctgccctgtctggaactgTGAGGAGGAACAGGGTAACAGACATTGCTAGCTACCGTGACAAAGACCAAAGCCAGCGGGAGTATTGTTGAAGagagtggtgtctctctatcacaCGTAAAGGATCTTTTAAACGAACAAAAAGAGACctacaagcagttgttacaacaacaagaaaatagtttcaagtgttttgtccaaatactcATGGATTCTACTAATACAATAATGGACAACTTGACCAGAaaggtccaggacctgaagaacagtctacagttctcccagggtcagaacgatgagttgaaacaggagaaaGGCAAGATGCcagcaatctgtaagtcattgagagaggacatcagttctgtgtgTGAATCCCTGATAGCAATGACAGATAAATCAAGGCAGAACAAAATGGTTGTGGACGGAAAtgcagaatctccacatgagacTTGGACAGAGTCCgaggacaaagtgagggaaatgatcTCGGAGAAATTTaagatggaccacaggaagattcaGGTGGAGTGcgcccacaggactggaaaacccacccccggcccaggtgacaggcccaggctgatagtggtcaagttcctgaggttcaaggaccaggtagctgttctggaaagagccaagaaccAGAGAGGAACGTACATCTTCCTTAATGAGGACTATCCTGAAGCAGTGtgccagaagaggaaagaactgatcCCAGCAGTGAAAGCGGCAAGAGCGCGTGGGGACATTGCGTACATCCGCTATGACAGGCtcactgtccaccctccctcccagaagcctggaagggatgggagagccaagcctatggttCAAAGCCTCAACCTCgcagtgcgcacacacacacacacacacacacacacacacacacacacacacacacacacacacacacacacacacacacaccccaattgattaatggactgctgaTTGTATGTTTTTTTATCTTGCTTTGTCTGCTAAACAGAAAGATTGGCCAGAATGGTAACAGCCATTGCTTATtattatgtctatctctgataagctacccaggaaagggctgaaaatagcccatattaatatatgtagccttagaaataaggttcatgaaatgagataacattcatatattagccatttctgaagactcacttagataattaatttgatgaggagactaaattacttggcgttaccttagattttaaactgtcatggtcaaaacatatagattcaatgttTGTAAAGCCGTAATAAAGAGATTCTCTGCAAGCTCTAGTTTAGTCTAATCTTGGTTATTAGAAGACTCGTCTTGAATTCAGTTCTGCTGCTCTATCGATCGCTCCAGTAGAAACCTTAGTGGGCGTGTCTTTTGGCCGGAGTGATTTGTATGGGTAGTCAGACTAAAGCCACCCGACCAAACTAGAATAAGTATATTTTCTGTTCATCAAGCATCATGCTTGCTTTCTCCCCCAATCCCTCACCATATTACAACCATCCATTGTCTTACTGTACATAATACTTTATGTTAACTGGATGGAAAATCTTACCTGAATTGTGTTTCATGGAGTTCTATGGTTGGTCTTTTTGTACAATAAGCATAATACTCCCCATGTATTCAATATATTATTAATTAATTACATTTGGTAAATAGGTTTTTAGCCATTTCTATAGCTTACCTCTATATGTTTTACCTTAGAAGAAGTGAAGTAATAATTATCTTTcccacatctgtagccatgaaatgctttgaacggctggtcatggctcacatcaacattatcatcccagacaccctggacctactccaatttgcataccgccccaacagatccacagatgacgcaatctctattgcacttcacactaccctctcccaccaggacaagaggaacacctacgttagaatgctgttcattgactacagctcagtgttcaacaccatagtgccctccaagatcatcactaaactaaggaccctgggactgaacacctccctctgcaactgaatcctggatcTCCTGACGGGACACAGCGAGGTGCccaggtaggcaacaacatctaccactctgaccctcaacacggggacccTCAGGGGGCCCCGTCAGGcaccttcctctgacacggcctggtatagaggtcttgaATGGCaaaaagcttggccccagtgatgtactgggctgtatgcactaccctctgtaatgccttgcagtcggaggccgagcagttgccatatcaggttGTGATGCTGTAGAAcagtttgaggatctgaggacccatgccaaatcttttcagtcgcctgagggggaataggcgttgtcgtgccccgtcgatgagaatgagggtgtgctcggtcctcctttttctgtagtccacaatcatctcctttgtcttgatcatgttgagggagagcttgttgtcctggcaccacccggccaggtctcggacctcctccctataggctgtctcattgttgtcagtgatcaggccgaCCTCTGCTGTGTCGTCAGTAAActtagtgatggtgttggagtcgtgtcttAACCCAAAATAGGTTTGCTCCAATATCGGCATTGTTTTAAAAATGGAATGTAGGCAAACAAATGAGAACCCACACGTAAGCCACGAGTAAAACGTACACGGTTTCACAGGAATGCTCAGATGAAGGTAAATGTTTGAAATTGGCAGAATTATGGCTGATTTTAAGATGAAAACTTAAACCATGTTTACTTTATTTGTGACataggcacttactatagtcATTTATTCATTAATGTTACACAGCCTTGCAGTCTACCTTTTTTTGGTATTTTGTACCAGTTTACATCTTTTGAGAAAGGCATGGTCTTCAGGCTACAGAAGATGGCAAAACATGTATTAATAATGATAATTGATTGGGCTTACATAGCACTTTTCTACACACCCAAAGCTCTTCACAGCTTAAGGGGGAACACACCATCCTAACCTTATTGTATTGTCCCATCCACCTCCCTCTTCGGAGGACAAAACTAACTATTTTACATGagtatttgtttattttatttttttacagataTTTTGTCTAATATACATTATTCATACACTCAACATACATGTTACTGATAGGAATGGTTTGATAAACACAGTACACCTACAATGGTACTCATCATGACGGGCTCTGGCTATAAGTGCCAttggatctttagtgaccacataGTTAGGCCACCCGTTTAAAGTCCCACTTTCTTCAATTTTATTGAGAAACGTGccatcactgtgccttcctcgGGGTGAGGCATCACAGTGATGCCAAAacgttggtaaatacccattaaatTGCTGGGAGATTACACATGGAGTGTGCAACATTCTTTATTTTGACAGTTAGTACAGTATTAAAATGACATTTTTTGTAAAAGTGTATGGTATAAATTACAATGATCTGTCTTTGAACTTACTGCCATTTCAGCAGCATTTTTCTCTGTGGCTTTTGTTTGTCCGTCTTTCCCCTGGTGCCATTCAGACGTCTTTGTGCCCACATCTTGAAACGGAACACCTTTGAATGGGAGACTTTTACACACACAACTGAGGGTTTTTTTTCCTGCCAAAGGCTGTGCATCTGTTTGAGTAGTTTGGCCTTCTGACTTTGTGTTTGTGGTAACTATATTATTGTTTCGAATATAATGGACAGGATTGATCAGAAAATGGCTTCAGTTTTCACTAGTTGTCACAGCCACAAATTTCAAATTATAATGATTTTTTTTGTGGTCGACTGGTGTtctataaatacattttttaaattgtattcaCAGGAATGTCCCTGTATTGATGTGTAATATTGCTATTATTGTTGcaataacaaataaaaataagTAAGAAAGCGGAAGTGGATGCTGAGTTGGAATCAAGCAGCGCGTCGATCAAAGTTGGTGAAGATGAATGTTCTGAATGACAGTAGTGTCGAACTGGAACAGAAAGGAAATGGTCTAAAATTGGAGTGGAGGACACGTGTGTGAATGATATTCAATCGCTTCTTGTTGGGATGCGTTTGTTAAGTAAGGACGTATATGTGGGAGACCCGTTTGAGGTGTAACAAATTGTGAAGTAGGCCTATGAGTGACCAAGAGTGGTCTTATTATGATTAACTGTATTTATGAAGAACATAGGAAGATTGCAGTGGACCTCAAATGAATCCGGGAAACATTTTGTGCTTTAAACTTCGGGTGACGACAGATGTTCAGGTTGAATACCTGAAGAGAATTCCTGGTGTGGTTGGTGCCCAGCGTCTGACCCGCTGGGTGGATGGAGAAAACCAAGAAAGTCTGTCGGTACTGTTGTTTTTTGATAAAGAACACCTACCTATGCATGTGAAGCTTGGTTATGTAAGATGTGCTGTAAGAGCTTTCATCCCCAAACCACTGCAGTCTAAGAATTGTAAAGGATGTGGCCATGTTTCAACGGTGTGTAGAAGGATGGTGTTGCAGTTGTGGTGGGGATCATGATCCCGAGTGCCCTGCATACAGGATGAAGAAAATTGAGGTTGCAAAAGTTATCAATCTCCTATGAGGAGGTAATTAAAATAATTGGGAACAGTTGATGGTCCTGGAGATATGATAGTGGAAGCACCACAGCCTCTAGTAAGTGTGCTGTCAGTCAAACGATGCTGTGTGTGGAAAAAAGGTGGATTTTGTGGCGTTCATTGCCACAGTTATAAACTGTGCTGCTCAAATCTCAAAGAAGTCTAAGAAACTTGACATGATTGTGGCTGCTGCAGAAACGTTTGTTGGACTTAACGATTTTACCTCTATTATATTTTTTATGTTTGGTAGTTTGTTACACTTTTGGGGAATTATGTTTCCATCCCGCACAGTAGGTGGCGGGATACAGATTAAATTGTACATTCGCCAATATACCATAGAAGAAGATTAtttatatgcgtgtgtgtgggttGAAGATGGCCGCCGCTAACATGGCGAGAGAAGGTTTTGAAACCCAGTTCGCCTCTGTTATGGAGAAGGTGCTGAAGACGGCAGTCATGGAGACAACGCAACTTTTCGAAACAACTATTGAGGAGCTGCGATTCGAAATATGCAGAATAAAAGAAGAGAACGAGGACCTCAAAACGAGGCTTCGATCCcctgaaaatgtgaagaaatcgaCGGGTGAAAGTGAAAGACAAACCGCAGAGCCTGGACCGAGTCAAAGAACATCACGTATCGGCAAGCGTGACATTGGTGTCCAATGTGGTGAGTAGAAACGGGTTATTTGTTCCCTCCAAACAGTTTGTTTTGAGTTTAAAATTAGTAGGTATTgtacaaattcaggtaggtccctcccgtTTCGTTTGCTCCCTCCCTTTcaagaaacgttttgcaacagaatcggtggaatgaatacaccttTGGACAAGCTAGCTAAGCTTCGTTCAAGTGATCACACATCCTGATAGCTAGCTATTCAGCTGAGCATATGAAGGCTCAAAGTTGAGAATATTTAACAAAACTGCTTCATGTACCTATGTTTAATTTGTATAGACTACAATATTAAACAGAACATGTTTGAGAGGTGTAGCTTATATTATGCATTAATAAATTACTGATAACCTTAATAATGCTAGTCACTTTGCAACACAGGATGTTGTCATGTCATCACCTGGTTTGTCATCTTCACCTCtacatttcctcatctcctaaCCACTGTCTCTCCTAATCTGGTATTTCCAGTTCTGACAGTGCAAGCCTTGCCTCTGTCTGTGGAACAGCACCTGCGCGAGGAGGACCTGCACCGTGGGGCCTACAACAAGGAGGACAACCCACAGATGGCCTTTGTACTGATCAAACAGGAGGTGGACTGGGTAAGACGAGGCTTCAAGCCTGAGTCCCAGATCTGTGGGTGCTGTCTTGCCAATTCATCTACCTCTATACTCAACCTGTTGTTGTCGACCCCAGTGAAAAGAAAAACCTTAACACTGCTCTCCCTAGAATCACTTGTGTATTTAAGCGTACATATTGACCTCACAGCCTTCATCAGAGTTTTTGTTGACCCTATTGTGGTTGTCTTTCcccattcacccccccccccccccaggaggcAGACTATTCTGATGACTACTCCCCCGGGTACATACTGCTAAAGCAGGAGGGGGGAGAGCCCCCCGACTCTGGTCCGCAGACAACCTCTCAGAGAGCTACCAGGCAGAGGTAGGAACTAGGGAGACCTGCATCTTATTACAATGTATTAAACAGTATTGGGATGAGAACCAGGGTCtaataatatctataataatCTCTCCACTGTTGTTCTCTGTCTTtgttttctttctgtttctcccttACAACTTTCCCCTCTACCTTTCTCCATcctgtcaatctctctccctctgtagccCTGGTCCCACCTGGAGCCgtcagggccctggtcaaccGTTACACCCAGGAAAGGCCTCCTACTACCCAGCCTACCTCAGCAGAGGCCCCCCTCCAGGGAGAATCAGACACCCAGGAGACCCCCCAggctctcagcccatcccagcccAGGACCAGAGAGTTTACCAGTGGCAGTGCAGGCCAGGCCCCTGGAGCAGAACAGCAGTCACTGGTATTACCAGCAGCAGAGTCCCCAACATTACACCAGACAGCATCTCCTCAATCAGCAGCCACTATCCAGTCTACAACaactgtcctgtctactgtaaTGGCCCAGTCCACGGTAACTACTCTGTCAAAAGAAACTGTCCAAACGACCACAGCGGTCCAGTCGACTGTAGCGGTGAAGTCGACAGCAGCATCGGCAGAGCGCCCGCCACCTGTCATCTCCGGGTTACCCAGAACCCCTCTTCAGAATACACAGCCCAGCCCCGTACCCCCTcgtccatccccatctcctcgaCCATCACCAGCACAGTCCCACACAAACGTTCTACCTGTAGCTCGTCCAATAGCAGTGCCCTCAACACAACCAGCTCGGCCTACAGCTGTACCTGATGGACCACCGGCCGCACCACCAACACAACCGCTACCGCCTACAGTTTTGGAGAAGTCGGATGTTGCCACGGCAACTCCGCCAACACCGGTCCAGTCCGCTCAGTTGCTTACTTTGTCTGAAGAACTTGCCGGCCCCTCTGAGAAGCAGGAGTCCTTGGTCACTGAGCATGTGCAACCGTCCCCCACTCTGCCATCACCGAAGTCCCCTGTTGTCCCAGACAGGACGTCTGATGAAGCCCCTCTACAGCTGTCAGCCCCTGCTGTAACCACACCCTCTGGCCCCTGTCAGATGTTTATGACACAGTTTTCAGCTCAGTTGTCAGTAGCACCCTTAGTACGCTCCCTACCGAGGgtggaggaaaaagaggagg comes from Oncorhynchus gorbuscha isolate QuinsamMale2020 ecotype Even-year linkage group LG24, OgorEven_v1.0, whole genome shotgun sequence and encodes:
- the LOC124013424 gene encoding zinc finger protein 628-like isoform X1, which translates into the protein MMSEAIVTFQSQLSGVMETVLKSAIYEITRLVEDSFLEEVFRSREQVESLKKRLQWSENSRKERDREGGQRGKCADCGRADVETSSGTSQTGVERGCGLKQEKVSGEEWSSCGGVAGETTFHDLEEAEATSPRRISESTEVGGQKLDSLLKEEPLHNTELRERWEFCLDGADGSDVSGPSKSFSEQALQQCQADWGSVLDQEPKPPGPEGDAGDPTDPLYRPRYSMKELVGGFEKSGCDGSGGGGHLADIEGLDRFPGSPSRLGAMSYGAVGHYQVDLGGSEGADHHHRSHMPDPHQSQREQVASPTPSPHPEVGERNCLLINEEGYLQDSSVLYPEHGVPELGSRAGHRGLTSIHSGSSAHNNNTESLYDAADDFGLSLNLRDRSQEQVTGRVRGGGRCHACNQCTKTFPDSVSLKAHKQKHEMGRGLSTESGSGPQYSRTQCGKTFTQACNLKVHQRVHQAEGLHLCSHCGKGFTSFSDLKRHKCSQTTDKPYCCSICGNKFNRLWNLKLHQRIHTQEKPHRCTMCDKRFTRADNLKVHQRIHTGERPYCCAVCGLRFKQLDHLKSHQRKHRPDLLK
- the LOC124013424 gene encoding zinc finger protein 628-like isoform X2, with translation METVLKSAIYEITRLVEDSFLEEVFRSREQVESLKKRLQWSENSRKERDREGGQRGKCADCGRADVETSSGTSQTGVERGCGLKQEKVSGEEWSSCGGVAGETTFHDLEEAEATSPRRISESTEVGGQKLDSLLKEEPLHNTELRERWEFCLDGADGSDVSGPSKSFSEQALQQCQADWGSVLDQEPKPPGPEGDAGDPTDPLYRPRYSMKELVGGFEKSGCDGSGGGGHLADIEGLDRFPGSPSRLGAMSYGAVGHYQVDLGGSEGADHHHRSHMPDPHQSQREQVASPTPSPHPEVGERNCLLINEEGYLQDSSVLYPEHGVPELGSRAGHRGLTSIHSGSSAHNNNTESLYDAADDFGLSLNLRDRSQEQVTGRVRGGGRCHACNQCTKTFPDSVSLKAHKQKHEMGRGLSTESGSGPQYSRTQCGKTFTQACNLKVHQRVHQAEGLHLCSHCGKGFTSFSDLKRHKCSQTTDKPYCCSICGNKFNRLWNLKLHQRIHTQEKPHRCTMCDKRFTRADNLKVHQRIHTGERPYCCAVCGLRFKQLDHLKSHQRKHRPDLLK